A genomic region of Streptomyces rimosus contains the following coding sequences:
- a CDS encoding alpha/beta hydrolase: protein MKAVALYGTLGSLVLSALVAVPAGGTTRPAEAPVRTPAPAPHRITFGHCAPEEHLPAGVECGRLAVPLDYAHPKGKKISLTVSRARATGSPRERQGSLVFNPGGPGASSMNFPLYGQLDRWRKTARAYDLVGYAPRGVGRSAPLSCQDPAEFTKIPSRSPKLPPEAFKRKKFAEAKAYAQGCARNAGPALRHFTSANNARDLDMLRAGLGEKKLTFMGASYGTYFGAVYATLFPGHVRRMVFDSVVNPDPRHVWYRNNLAQNIGFERRWQDWARWVAKHHKVYHLGTTPRAVLRTYDTVRARLDRKPLGGKVGSAQLQAAFLKTGYNDAYWPVRAAALAAYVKGDPKPLLKQATPLPDGAKSDENGNAVYTAVECNDGLWPRDLRVWDRDNTASARVAPFETWDNAWMNMPCAFWPRFSPRGAAAVQDPMGYAADVGEAAMPPAGAPHRPVDVRTAPGALPPVLLLSAERDAATPHAGAIELRRRLPGSALVTERGAGTHGVSFGTNTCANQYVERYLLTGRTPARDTYCGPRAEPKPVLPTAGKRGSK, encoded by the coding sequence GTGAAAGCAGTAGCGCTCTACGGCACCCTCGGGTCGCTGGTCCTGTCCGCCCTCGTCGCCGTCCCGGCCGGCGGCACCACCCGGCCCGCGGAGGCCCCGGTCAGGACCCCGGCCCCCGCGCCGCACCGGATCACCTTCGGCCACTGCGCACCCGAGGAGCACCTGCCGGCCGGCGTGGAGTGCGGCCGCCTCGCCGTCCCGCTGGACTACGCCCACCCCAAGGGCAAGAAGATCTCCCTCACCGTGAGCCGGGCCCGCGCCACCGGCTCCCCCAGGGAACGCCAGGGCTCGCTCGTCTTCAACCCGGGCGGACCCGGGGCGTCCAGCATGAACTTCCCGCTGTACGGGCAGCTGGACCGGTGGCGCAAGACGGCGCGGGCCTACGACCTCGTCGGGTACGCGCCGCGCGGCGTCGGGCGCTCGGCGCCGCTGTCCTGCCAGGACCCGGCGGAGTTCACCAAGATCCCGAGCCGGAGCCCGAAGCTTCCCCCGGAGGCGTTCAAGCGGAAGAAGTTCGCCGAGGCGAAGGCGTACGCGCAGGGCTGCGCGCGCAACGCGGGCCCGGCCCTTCGCCACTTCACGTCCGCCAACAACGCCCGCGACCTGGACATGCTGCGCGCCGGGCTCGGCGAGAAGAAGCTCACCTTCATGGGCGCGTCCTACGGCACCTACTTCGGGGCCGTGTACGCGACGCTCTTCCCCGGCCACGTCCGCCGCATGGTCTTCGACAGCGTCGTCAATCCAGACCCCCGGCACGTCTGGTACCGCAACAATCTCGCCCAGAACATCGGCTTCGAGCGCCGCTGGCAGGACTGGGCCCGCTGGGTGGCCAAGCACCACAAGGTCTACCACCTGGGTACGACACCGCGGGCGGTGCTGCGCACGTACGACACCGTGCGGGCGCGGCTGGACCGCAAGCCGCTGGGCGGAAAGGTCGGGTCGGCGCAGCTCCAGGCGGCGTTCCTCAAGACGGGCTACAACGACGCGTACTGGCCGGTGCGCGCGGCGGCGCTCGCCGCGTACGTCAAGGGCGACCCGAAACCGCTCCTCAAGCAGGCCACCCCGCTGCCGGACGGCGCGAAGTCGGACGAGAACGGCAACGCGGTCTATACGGCGGTGGAGTGCAACGACGGGCTGTGGCCGCGTGACCTGCGGGTCTGGGACCGGGACAACACCGCGAGCGCGCGGGTGGCACCCTTCGAGACCTGGGACAACGCCTGGATGAACATGCCGTGCGCCTTCTGGCCCCGCTTCTCGCCCAGGGGCGCCGCCGCCGTACAGGACCCGATGGGCTACGCGGCGGACGTGGGCGAGGCGGCCATGCCGCCGGCCGGTGCGCCGCACCGTCCGGTGGACGTGCGTACGGCGCCGGGCGCGCTGCCGCCGGTGCTGCTGCTGTCGGCCGAGCGGGACGCCGCCACACCGCACGCCGGCGCGATCGAGCTGCGGCGCCGGCTGCCCGGCTCGGCGCTGGTGACCGAGCGCGGCGCGGGTACGCACGGTGTCTCGTTCGGCACGAACACCTGCGCCAACCAGTATGTGGAGCGGTATCTGCTGACCGGGCGGACCCCGGCGCGGGACACGTACTGCGGGCCGCGCGCGGAGCCCAAGCCGGTGCTGCCGACGGCCGGGAAGCGCGGGAGCAAGTAG
- a CDS encoding DUF4349 domain-containing protein, which translates to MGTASRAYGARRAAAGTLLAASLAVAGCGAAGQGDSGPASAPQADKGSARGEQGMVGPKAPGGAASADGKAGSGAGSGTGKPTQVSTAQIIRTATITVEAADVPGALAKARTAAKGTGGYVEDESTDRDGEGRERSRVVLRVPPEAYDGLLDRLSRLGTLKERQVSAKDVTDQVVDTDSRIRSQQASVARVRALMDKATSIGDIVTLESELSRRQSELESLQARLKSLKEQTGMATVTLVLREPDAADDDGETTFGDALSSGWDAFTAGVRWLLVAVGAALPFLAAGALVYGLWRVLRGRLPRRTRTFDVPPAPPRQYPAEAAPEGTDTTREGDAPGAR; encoded by the coding sequence ATGGGCACAGCGAGCCGGGCGTACGGGGCGCGGCGGGCGGCCGCGGGAACGCTGCTCGCGGCGTCCCTCGCGGTCGCGGGGTGCGGGGCCGCCGGGCAGGGCGACTCCGGGCCGGCGAGCGCGCCGCAGGCTGACAAGGGCTCCGCGCGGGGCGAGCAGGGCATGGTCGGTCCGAAGGCGCCTGGCGGCGCGGCGTCGGCCGACGGCAAGGCGGGGTCCGGGGCGGGCAGCGGGACCGGGAAGCCCACGCAGGTCTCGACGGCGCAGATCATCCGTACGGCGACGATCACCGTCGAGGCCGCGGACGTACCGGGAGCGCTGGCCAAGGCCCGTACGGCGGCGAAGGGCACCGGCGGCTACGTCGAGGACGAGTCCACCGACCGGGACGGCGAGGGCCGGGAGCGCTCCCGGGTCGTCCTGCGGGTGCCGCCCGAGGCGTACGACGGGCTGCTGGACCGGCTCTCCCGCCTGGGCACGCTCAAGGAGCGCCAGGTCTCGGCGAAGGACGTGACCGACCAGGTCGTGGATACCGACAGCCGCATCAGGTCGCAGCAGGCCAGCGTGGCGCGGGTGCGGGCGCTGATGGACAAGGCCACGTCGATCGGCGACATCGTCACGCTGGAGTCCGAACTCAGCCGCCGCCAGTCGGAACTGGAGTCCCTACAGGCGCGCTTGAAGTCCCTGAAGGAGCAGACCGGCATGGCCACGGTCACGCTGGTGCTGCGCGAGCCGGACGCGGCGGACGACGACGGGGAGACCACCTTCGGTGACGCGCTCAGCAGCGGCTGGGACGCCTTCACGGCGGGGGTGCGGTGGCTGCTGGTGGCGGTCGGCGCGGCGCTGCCGTTCCTCGCGGCCGGAGCGCTGGTGTACGGGCTGTGGCGGGTGCTGCGGGGCCGGCTGCCGAGGCGTACGCGGACGTTCGACGTCCCCCCGGCACCGCCGCGGCAGTACCCCGCGGAAGCCGCGCCGGAGGGCACGGACACCACACGGGAGGGTGACGCCCCGGGGGCCCGTTGA
- a CDS encoding DUF1996 domain-containing protein, which yields MTDPTDNAPADASTSASAGSSRTPADAPDDPAGPAGSGSPSGSTGPGQSVPAAGDFADIRSVRPGPRPPRDGPGASTGTFTSDCGRNEERHNNPDNFIVTPGVRNGAHHLHDYVGNRSTDAFSTDGSLRAAGTTCAGGDKSAYFWPVLRRLSGGDGPSSGNGQDPADGNVGRVLTPSSVSLTFRGSPAGKVAAMPEGLRAITGDAKAFTNGTANARAQWTCTGFEDRRLADKYPLCPGGSRAVRVLDFPSCWDGTNKDSANHRTHLVFPDRASGRCPGGTKAVPQLQMRLTYAVTPRPRAFALDSFPEQLRKPVTDHADFANFMPRDLMARAVACINSGRRCR from the coding sequence GTGACAGACCCCACTGACAACGCCCCCGCCGACGCTTCCACCAGCGCTTCCGCCGGATCCTCGCGCACCCCGGCGGACGCCCCCGACGATCCCGCGGGCCCGGCCGGCTCCGGCTCCCCCAGCGGCTCCACCGGTCCGGGCCAAAGCGTCCCGGCCGCAGGGGACTTCGCCGACATCCGCTCCGTACGCCCCGGCCCCCGCCCTCCGCGCGACGGACCCGGCGCGTCCACCGGCACCTTCACCAGCGACTGCGGCCGCAACGAGGAGCGGCACAACAACCCCGACAACTTCATCGTCACTCCCGGTGTCCGCAACGGCGCCCACCACCTGCACGACTACGTCGGCAACCGCTCCACGGACGCCTTCTCCACCGACGGCTCGCTGCGCGCGGCCGGCACCACCTGCGCCGGCGGCGACAAGTCGGCGTACTTCTGGCCCGTACTGCGCCGCCTCAGTGGCGGGGACGGCCCGAGCAGCGGCAACGGGCAGGACCCGGCGGACGGGAACGTGGGGCGGGTGCTGACGCCGTCCTCGGTCTCGCTGACCTTCCGCGGCAGCCCGGCGGGCAAGGTCGCCGCCATGCCCGAGGGCCTGCGCGCCATCACCGGCGACGCCAAGGCGTTCACCAACGGCACCGCCAACGCGCGGGCGCAGTGGACCTGCACCGGCTTCGAGGACCGGCGGCTGGCGGACAAGTACCCGCTGTGTCCCGGCGGCAGCCGGGCCGTACGCGTCCTGGACTTCCCCAGCTGCTGGGACGGGACGAACAAGGACAGCGCCAACCACCGCACCCACCTCGTCTTCCCCGACCGGGCCTCCGGCCGCTGCCCCGGCGGCACGAAGGCCGTGCCCCAGCTCCAGATGCGGCTGACCTACGCCGTCACCCCCCGGCCGCGCGCCTTCGCCCTGGACAGCTTCCCCGAGCAACTGCGCAAGCCGGTGACCGATCACGCCGACTTCGCCAACTTCATGCCGCGCGACCTGATGGCGCGCGCGGTGGCGTGCATCAACTCCGGCCGCCGCTGCCGCTGA
- a CDS encoding FAD-dependent oxidoreductase: MAERLVIIGGDATGMSAASQARRLRKPGDLEIVAFERGHFTSYSACGIPYWVGGSVDGPDDLIARSPEKHRERDIDVRMRTEVVELDPDRGRVRTRDLDGGGTESWTGYDKLVIATGARPLRPPLPGIDAPGVHGVQTLDDGQALLDTLQATEGTKAVVVGAGYIGVEMAEALVTRGYDVTVLDRGEQPMSTLDPDMGALVHEAMCGMGIETVRGAVVTGVRTDDSGRACAVTTEDDGEYPADVIVLGLGVRPETTLAERAGLPLGDTGGLLTDLSMRVRGYENVWAGGDCVEVLDLVLGRTRHIALGTHANKHGQVIGSNVAGDYATFPGVVGTAVSKVCDLEIARTGLLEEQAKAVGLKYVTVTIESTSRAGYYPGARPMRVKMMAERRTGRLLGVQIVGREGAGKRVDVAAVALTARMTVEQMTALDLGYAPPFSPVWDPVLVAARKAAAAVREAGG, from the coding sequence ATGGCGGAGCGACTGGTGATCATCGGCGGCGACGCGACGGGCATGTCCGCCGCGTCCCAGGCCCGGCGGCTGAGGAAGCCCGGGGACCTGGAGATCGTCGCGTTCGAGCGCGGTCACTTCACCTCCTACTCCGCCTGCGGCATCCCGTACTGGGTCGGCGGCTCGGTGGACGGCCCGGACGACCTGATCGCCCGGTCGCCGGAGAAGCACCGCGAGCGCGACATCGACGTACGGATGCGCACCGAGGTCGTCGAGCTGGACCCGGACCGCGGCCGGGTCCGCACCCGCGACCTGGACGGCGGCGGCACCGAGTCCTGGACCGGCTACGACAAGCTGGTGATCGCCACCGGCGCGCGGCCGCTGCGCCCGCCGCTGCCGGGCATCGACGCGCCCGGCGTGCACGGCGTGCAGACGCTGGACGACGGGCAGGCGCTGCTGGACACCCTCCAGGCCACCGAGGGCACCAAGGCGGTCGTGGTGGGCGCCGGGTACATCGGCGTCGAGATGGCCGAGGCGCTGGTCACCCGCGGTTACGACGTGACGGTCCTGGACCGCGGCGAGCAGCCGATGTCCACGCTCGACCCGGACATGGGAGCGCTCGTCCACGAGGCGATGTGCGGGATGGGCATCGAGACGGTGCGCGGCGCGGTGGTCACCGGCGTCCGCACCGACGACTCCGGGCGGGCCTGCGCGGTGACCACCGAGGACGACGGCGAGTATCCGGCCGACGTGATCGTGCTGGGCCTGGGCGTACGGCCCGAGACCACCCTCGCCGAACGGGCCGGTCTGCCGCTCGGTGACACCGGCGGGCTGCTCACCGACCTGTCGATGCGGGTGCGCGGATACGAGAACGTCTGGGCCGGCGGGGACTGCGTGGAGGTGCTGGACCTGGTACTGGGCCGGACCCGGCACATCGCGCTGGGCACCCACGCCAACAAGCACGGCCAGGTCATCGGCTCGAACGTGGCCGGCGACTACGCGACCTTCCCCGGCGTCGTCGGCACCGCCGTCTCCAAGGTCTGCGACCTGGAGATCGCCCGCACCGGCCTCCTGGAGGAGCAGGCGAAAGCGGTCGGCCTGAAGTACGTGACCGTCACGATCGAATCGACCAGCCGCGCCGGCTACTACCCGGGCGCCCGCCCGATGCGCGTGAAGATGATGGCCGAGCGGCGCACCGGACGCCTCCTCGGCGTCCAGATCGTCGGCCGGGAAGGCGCAGGCAAGCGCGTGGACGTGGCGGCGGTGGCGCTCACGGCGCGGATGACGGTCGAGCAGATGACCGCCCTCGACCTCGGTTACGCACCGCCGTTCTCCCCCGTGTGGGACCCGGTCCTGGTCGCGGCGCGCAAGGCGGCGGCCGCGGTGCGGGAAGCGGGCGGCTGA
- a CDS encoding aldehyde dehydrogenase family protein, translating to MPLLDPAHRPTLHGGGATAVEPATGEPLASFTLAAPADVESAAAEAAAAQRSWARTPYTERAAVLRRAGDLITEHAAELSEWIIREAGSVPGKAEFEIRTAAEECYEAAALAHHPLGQVLPSAAPRLSYATRVPAGVVGVIAPFNVPLVLAMRSVAPALALGNAVVLKPDPRTAVCGGHAVAAVFAAAGLPEGLLHVLPGGAEAGQALVGDRHVRVISFTGSTNAGRDVGALAARHLKRAHLELGGNSAFLVLEDADLDAAMSAAAWASFFHQGQICMSSGRHLVHASLYEEYIERLAAKADSLAVGDPYREDVQLGPVIDRGQRDRVHGLVEASTAAGARLAAGGSHRELFYRPTVLADVDDRSPAYAEEVFGPVAPVRKFHTTDEAVALANDTAYGLALGVVTRDTARALELAERIPTGLLHINDQTVNDEPVAPMGGLAASGTGAHFGGTANLDAFTETRWTTVRATPAGYPL from the coding sequence ATGCCCCTGCTCGACCCGGCACACCGGCCCACACTGCACGGCGGCGGGGCCACGGCGGTCGAACCGGCCACCGGCGAACCGCTGGCCTCGTTCACCCTGGCCGCCCCCGCCGACGTGGAGAGCGCCGCCGCCGAGGCCGCGGCCGCCCAGCGCTCCTGGGCGCGTACCCCGTACACGGAGCGCGCCGCGGTGCTGCGCCGGGCCGGGGACCTGATCACCGAGCACGCCGCCGAACTGTCCGAGTGGATCATCCGGGAGGCCGGGAGCGTGCCCGGCAAGGCCGAGTTCGAGATCCGGACCGCCGCCGAGGAGTGCTACGAGGCCGCGGCCCTCGCCCACCATCCGCTGGGCCAGGTGCTGCCCTCCGCGGCGCCGCGCCTGTCGTACGCGACCCGGGTGCCGGCCGGCGTGGTCGGCGTCATCGCGCCGTTCAACGTCCCGCTCGTCCTCGCCATGCGCTCCGTAGCCCCGGCCCTGGCGCTCGGCAACGCGGTCGTCCTCAAGCCCGATCCGCGCACCGCGGTGTGCGGCGGCCACGCCGTGGCGGCGGTCTTCGCGGCGGCCGGGCTGCCCGAGGGGCTGCTGCACGTGCTGCCGGGCGGCGCGGAGGCCGGGCAGGCCCTGGTCGGCGACCGGCACGTCCGGGTGATCTCCTTCACCGGCTCGACGAACGCGGGCCGCGATGTCGGCGCGCTCGCCGCGCGCCATCTGAAGCGGGCCCATCTGGAACTGGGCGGCAACAGCGCCTTCCTCGTCCTGGAGGACGCGGACCTGGACGCCGCCATGTCCGCCGCTGCCTGGGCCTCCTTCTTCCACCAGGGCCAGATCTGCATGTCCTCGGGCCGCCACCTCGTGCACGCTTCCCTGTACGAGGAGTACATCGAACGGCTGGCGGCCAAGGCGGACTCGCTCGCCGTCGGCGATCCGTACCGCGAGGACGTCCAGCTCGGGCCGGTGATCGACCGCGGGCAGCGGGACCGCGTCCACGGCCTGGTGGAGGCGAGCACCGCGGCGGGCGCCCGGCTCGCGGCCGGCGGCAGCCACCGCGAGCTGTTCTACCGGCCCACCGTCCTGGCCGACGTGGACGACCGCTCCCCCGCCTACGCCGAGGAGGTCTTCGGGCCGGTCGCTCCCGTACGCAAGTTCCACACCACCGACGAGGCCGTGGCACTGGCCAACGACACCGCATACGGGCTGGCGCTCGGCGTCGTCACCCGGGACACCGCCCGCGCGCTGGAGCTGGCCGAGCGCATACCGACCGGGCTGCTGCACATCAACGACCAGACGGTCAACGACGAGCCGGTCGCGCCGATGGGCGGCCTCGCCGCCTCCGGCACCGGCGCGCACTTCGGCGGCACGGCCAACCTGGACGCGTTCACCGAGACCCGCTGGACCACGGTCCGGGCCACCCCGGCCGGTTATCCGCTCTGA
- the hemQ gene encoding hydrogen peroxide-dependent heme synthase: MTDASAPAPEKTPNAGKKAKDLNEVIRYTLWSVFKLRDVLPEDRTGYADEVETLFAQLAAKDVVVRGTYDVSGLRADADVMIWWHSESSDALQEAYNLFRRTRLGRALEPVWSNMALHRPAEFNKSHIPAFLADEVAREYVSVYPFVRSYDWYLLPDEDRRRMLADHGKMARGFPDVRANTVPSFSLGDYEWILAFEADELYRIVDLMRHLRGSEARMHVREEVPFYTGRRKPVAELVAGLA; this comes from the coding sequence ATGACTGACGCTTCCGCCCCCGCTCCCGAGAAGACCCCGAACGCCGGCAAGAAGGCGAAGGACCTGAACGAGGTCATCCGCTACACGCTCTGGTCGGTGTTCAAGCTGCGCGACGTGCTGCCCGAGGACCGCACCGGCTACGCCGACGAGGTCGAGACGCTGTTCGCGCAGCTCGCCGCCAAGGATGTCGTGGTGCGCGGCACGTACGACGTCTCCGGTCTGCGCGCCGACGCCGACGTGATGATCTGGTGGCACTCGGAGAGCTCCGACGCGCTCCAGGAGGCGTACAACCTCTTCCGCCGCACCAGGCTCGGCCGCGCGCTGGAGCCGGTGTGGTCGAACATGGCGCTGCACCGCCCGGCCGAGTTCAACAAGTCGCACATCCCGGCGTTCCTGGCCGACGAGGTCGCCCGCGAGTACGTGAGCGTCTACCCCTTCGTGCGGTCCTACGACTGGTACCTGCTCCCCGACGAGGACCGCCGCCGGATGCTCGCCGACCACGGCAAGATGGCCCGCGGCTTCCCGGACGTGCGCGCCAACACGGTGCCGTCCTTCTCGCTGGGCGACTACGAGTGGATCCTCGCCTTCGAGGCCGACGAGCTGTACCGCATCGTCGACCTCATGCGCCACCTGCGCGGCTCCGAGGCGCGGATGCACGTCCGCGAGGAGGTGCCGTTCTACACCGGCCGCCGCAAGCCGGTCGCCGAGCTGGTCGCCGGGCTGGCCTGA
- the hemG gene encoding protoporphyrinogen oxidase, translated as MSTAHTSTGRAPGSHVVVIGGGISGLAAAHRLLGGGARVTVLEASGRLGGKLRAGEIAGVPVDLGAESMLARRPEAVDLARAVGLGDRLQPPTTATAALWTRGALRPMPKGHVMGVPGDLGLLAASGVISAEGMARIAEDETLARTEVGADVAVGAYVAERLGREVVDRLVEPLLGGVYAGDAYQISMRAAVPQLFEAARAERSLIEGVRGIQARAAARADGPGQAPAPVFMGIDGGVGTLPGAVADAVRAAGGTIRTESPVRELRRTAGGWRVVLDGGDGPAALEADAVVLATPAPAAARLLAAEAPVAATELSAVEYASMALVTMAFRRADVEAALSGSGFLVPPVDGRKIKASTFASNKWGWLADADRDLFVLRTSVGRYGDVADLERDDADLVDLSLRDLGEAVGLAARPVAQQVTRWDGGLPQYPVGHLDRVARIRAEAGKLPGLRVCGALYEGVGIPACIASARAAADDILDTLPQAAAPAE; from the coding sequence ATGAGCACAGCGCACACCAGTACGGGCCGCGCGCCCGGAAGTCACGTCGTCGTCATCGGTGGGGGCATCTCGGGCCTGGCGGCGGCCCACCGATTGCTCGGTGGCGGTGCGCGGGTGACCGTACTGGAAGCGTCCGGGCGGTTGGGCGGCAAGCTGCGCGCCGGGGAGATCGCGGGTGTACCGGTCGATCTCGGTGCCGAGTCGATGCTGGCCAGGCGGCCGGAGGCGGTGGACCTGGCGCGTGCCGTGGGCCTCGGGGACCGGCTGCAGCCGCCCACCACCGCGACCGCCGCCCTGTGGACGCGCGGCGCGCTGCGGCCGATGCCCAAGGGCCATGTGATGGGCGTGCCCGGTGACCTGGGCCTGCTGGCCGCCTCCGGCGTGATCTCTGCCGAGGGCATGGCGCGGATCGCCGAGGACGAGACGCTGGCGCGTACGGAGGTCGGCGCGGACGTGGCGGTCGGCGCGTATGTCGCCGAACGGCTCGGCCGCGAGGTCGTGGACCGGCTCGTCGAGCCGCTGCTCGGCGGCGTCTACGCGGGCGACGCCTACCAGATCTCGATGCGCGCCGCCGTACCGCAGCTCTTCGAGGCCGCGCGCGCCGAGCGCTCGCTGATCGAGGGCGTACGGGGCATCCAAGCGCGCGCGGCGGCGCGCGCCGACGGGCCCGGCCAGGCGCCGGCGCCGGTGTTCATGGGCATCGACGGCGGTGTGGGCACGCTGCCGGGCGCCGTCGCCGACGCGGTAAGGGCCGCGGGCGGCACCATTCGTACAGAAAGCCCCGTACGGGAGCTGCGCCGCACCGCCGGCGGCTGGCGCGTCGTCCTGGACGGCGGGGACGGCCCGGCGGCGCTGGAAGCGGACGCCGTGGTCCTGGCGACGCCGGCGCCCGCGGCCGCCCGGCTGCTGGCCGCCGAGGCGCCCGTCGCCGCCACCGAGCTGTCCGCCGTCGAGTACGCCTCCATGGCCCTGGTGACCATGGCCTTCCGCCGTGCGGACGTGGAGGCGGCGCTGTCCGGCAGCGGCTTCCTCGTCCCGCCGGTCGACGGCCGCAAGATCAAGGCGTCCACCTTCGCGAGCAACAAGTGGGGCTGGCTCGCGGACGCCGACCGGGACCTGTTCGTGCTGCGCACCTCCGTGGGGCGCTACGGCGACGTGGCCGACCTGGAGCGCGACGACGCCGACCTGGTGGACCTGTCGCTGCGCGACCTCGGCGAGGCGGTGGGACTGGCCGCCCGGCCCGTGGCCCAGCAGGTCACCCGCTGGGACGGCGGGCTGCCGCAGTACCCGGTCGGCCACCTGGACCGGGTGGCCCGCATCCGGGCCGAGGCCGGAAAGCTGCCCGGCCTGCGGGTATGCGGGGCGCTCTACGAGGGCGTGGGCATTCCGGCCTGCATCGCGTCGGCCCGCGCGGCCGCGGACGACATCTTGGACACCCTGCCGCAAGCCGCCGCACCGGCCGAGTGA
- a CDS encoding thiolase family protein, which translates to MTEQGARGAGGARDVYVVDAVRTPVGRYGGALSGVRPDDLAAHVVRALVERTPRLDPARIDDVVFGDANGAGEDNRNVARMAVLLAGLPVTVPGVTVNRLCGSGLEAVIQAARSIALGDAQVVLAGGVESMSRAPYVLPKPERAFPAGHQELFSSTLGWRMTNPGMAPEWTVALGEGAELIADKYGIDRAAQDAFALASHRKAARAWEAGAYEAEVVPVPGVDLARDESIRATTTAEALGRLRPAFRPEGGTVTAGNASPLSDGAAALLLADERGLRATGRDPLARIGVSAVTGIEPQLFGLGPVEAVRRALHKAGRGLGDLAVVELNEAFAAQALGCLAQWPGLDSEVVNPRGGAIALGHPLGASGARLAGAVAHQLAARGRGTGLAALCIGVGQGLALTLER; encoded by the coding sequence ATGACCGAGCAGGGTGCACGAGGCGCTGGGGGCGCCCGTGATGTGTATGTGGTGGATGCGGTGCGGACGCCGGTCGGCCGGTATGGCGGTGCGCTCAGTGGTGTGCGGCCCGATGATCTGGCGGCGCATGTGGTGCGGGCGCTGGTGGAGCGCACGCCGCGGCTGGATCCGGCGCGGATCGATGATGTGGTGTTCGGGGATGCGAACGGGGCGGGGGAGGACAACCGCAATGTGGCGCGGATGGCGGTGCTGCTGGCCGGGCTGCCGGTGACGGTGCCGGGGGTGACGGTCAACCGGCTGTGCGGCTCCGGCCTGGAGGCGGTGATCCAGGCTGCCCGCAGTATTGCCCTGGGCGATGCGCAGGTGGTGCTGGCCGGCGGGGTGGAGTCGATGAGCCGCGCCCCCTACGTGCTGCCCAAGCCCGAGCGGGCCTTTCCGGCCGGGCACCAGGAGCTGTTCTCCTCCACGCTGGGCTGGCGCATGACCAACCCTGGTATGGCGCCGGAGTGGACGGTGGCGCTGGGCGAGGGCGCGGAGCTGATCGCCGACAAGTACGGCATCGACCGGGCGGCGCAGGATGCGTTTGCGCTGGCCAGTCACCGCAAGGCGGCGCGTGCCTGGGAGGCGGGGGCGTACGAGGCTGAGGTGGTGCCGGTGCCGGGGGTGGATCTGGCCCGTGATGAGTCGATCCGGGCCACCACCACGGCGGAGGCGCTGGGCAGGCTGCGGCCGGCCTTTCGCCCGGAGGGCGGGACGGTCACCGCGGGCAATGCCTCTCCGCTGAGCGACGGCGCCGCCGCCCTGCTGCTGGCCGATGAGCGGGGGCTGCGGGCCACCGGCCGTGACCCGCTGGCCCGCATCGGTGTGAGCGCGGTGACCGGCATCGAGCCGCAGCTGTTCGGCCTGGGCCCGGTCGAGGCGGTGCGCCGCGCCCTGCACAAGGCCGGGCGGGGTTTGGGGGATCTGGCGGTGGTGGAGCTGAACGAGGCGTTCGCGGCGCAGGCGCTGGGCTGTCTGGCGCAGTGGCCCGGTCTGGATTCGGAGGTGGTCAATCCGCGTGGCGGTGCGATCGCGCTGGGGCATCCGCTGGGGGCCTCCGGGGCCCGGCTGGCCGGGGCGGTGGCCCATCAGCTGGCCGCCCGCGGCCGCGGTACCGGCCTGGCCGCCCTGTGCATCGGCGTCGGCCAGGGCCTCGCCCTCACCCTCGAACGCTGA